One Solanum pennellii chromosome 9, SPENNV200 DNA segment encodes these proteins:
- the LOC107031240 gene encoding early light-induced protein, chloroplastic-like — protein sequence MTTSFAMQSIILGSPVKLSQSKNGLNQFVPSCYLPRLRRTSRVRVKCMAEPKPSTNFIDIFSFSGPAPERINGRLAMIGFVAAIGVELANGADLSAQLSNGGLLWFLGSSALLTLASLIPLFQGVTVESKSDGIMTADAEIWNGRFAMLGLVALALTEYVKGAGLFQVLSI from the exons atgactaCTTCATTTGCCATGCAATCTATAATTTTGGGAAGTCCAGTTAAATTGTCACAAAGTAAAAATGGGTTGAATCAGTTTGTTCCTAGCTGTTACTTGCCACGCCTTCGTAGGACTTCGCGCGTTCGTGTAAAGTGTATGGCTGAG CCAAAACCAAGCACCAATTTCATCGATATATTCTCATTCAGTGGTCCGGCACCTGAGAGGATCAACGGTAGGCTAGCCATGATTGGATTTGTAGCAGCCATTGGTGTGGAGTTAGCCAACGGTGCAGATTTATCTGCACAGTTATCAAACGGTGGATTGTTATGGTTCTTGGGGTCAAGTGCATTGCTAACTTTGGCTTCACTAATCCCATTGTTCCAAGGAGTTACTGTTGAGTCTAAATCTGATGGGATTATGACTGCTGATGCTGAGATTTGGAATGGAAGATTTGCTATGTTGGGATTAGTTGCTTTAGCTTTAACTGAATATGTTAAAGGAGCTGGGCTTTTCCAAGTCTTAAgtatataa
- the LOC107029381 gene encoding probable histone H2AXb, whose amino-acid sequence MSSGAGAGKGGAGRGKPKASKSVSRSSKAGLQFPVGRIARFLKAGKYAERVGAGAPVYLSAVLEYLAAEVLELAGNAARDNKKNRIVPRHIQLAVRNDEELSKLLGQVTIANGGVLPNIHQNLLPKKAGSGKGDIGSASQEF is encoded by the exons atgtcttCAGGTGCTGGAGCAGGTAAAGGCGGCGCCGGAAGAGGCAAGCCGAAAGCATCGAAATCGGTTTCCCGATCTTCAAAAGCTGGTCTTCAGTTTCCTGTCGGTAGGATCGCTCGTTTCCTTAAGGCAGGAAAGTACGCTGAACGTGTCGGTGCTGGTGCTCCTGTGTATCTCTCCGCCGTCCTTGAGTATCTCGCTGCTGAG GTGTTGGAGTTGGCTGGAAATGCTGCTAGAGACAACAAGAAGAATCGAATTGTGCCTAGGCACATTCAGTTGGCTGTGAGGAATGATGAGGAGTTGAGCAAGCTTTTGGGTCAAGTTACCATTGCCAATGGAGGTGTTTTGCCCAACATTCACCAGAATTTGTTGCCTAAGAAGGCTGGCTCTGGGAAGGGTGATATTGGCTCTGCATCTCAGGAGTTTTAG